CATACTTATAAAACTCAAGTTACCAATTAAatgttaatttttaaatattaaataaataaaaattaatataaatacaaatatgtTCATTTATACTtgtattatataaataaatatataataacaaatataaattgcCAAACTAATACCGGGAAAAATAAGCCAAGTCTaatgagaaaaaaaaacaaagaatatttgaattttctaatattatgAAATTTAACTCCTAATGGCACTTCTATACttaatcttttatttatcTACAATATCTAAAATCAATCATTATATTTGcttgatattttattaagtttattttaaaaaattagaaaatccaataaattcaatcacatgaaatatttatccTCACTAATTATGCACTtatactattaatattaaattaaaacgAGTGCGTATGTGCACGGATCGATAGCTCAGTGGTAGAGCAGGCGACTGCAGATCGTCTGGTCCCTGGTTCAAATCCGGGTCGGTCCTCTTAAAAATACCCCCTTTTTACCAAATTGCTGGTGTTTAGTATTTTTGTCTATACCTGTACATAATCTAATTATTTACTATCTGATTTCCTTATAAGTTACTTAGTTACTAATCAATTAATTGCACCTTTAGGCGCCACATAATGGCGGGCCGTGTGATTTGTTTGGGCGGGAATGTAGACGCGGCGGTCATGTGCGTATAGAGTGGGAACAtgtaaaatatattaactaGGGGGTATATGAAATAAAGTGAAGAATACgtataatgaaaaaaaataaaagatgGTTTTAGGTTTGCATATATAAAGCAGGTTAGATTGTTTATAAAGAGATTGTGTGTGAGATCTTGATggatttaatgaaaaaataaattaagtaGTAAATTTAATCTAGATCAGCATCAATTGACCTGAGAACTTGCAAGGAAAGCTTAAACAATACCCAATTATCTTAGAATTGCAAATATTTAACATTTTAGGATTTGTTGAAAATCACATTTATTCAAGTGCCGCAAAAGGAgtaaattaaagataatacGAAAAATGGCAGAGGTACCTGTATCTGAAGATATTTCAGCCTCACAACAACCACCATCATCCTCATATAGTTTACCTCCACAGTTCTCAAATGAACCAGATGTAAGAACTATGGCGTCTATTAAGGCGACCCTTTCAAAAAAAGCTGAGGAGCTTGTCAAGGCAGGGCAACCCTATGTAATGACTAGTTTAGGCCCAATCCCATTGCCTGATAATGTAAGAAACCAGATTCCAGAGAAATTTGTTGCAGCTCCAGTTCTAGAAGAACGTGAAGTTATTGTTGCAAGAAGAGAAGTACAAGAGAGAATTATTGAAGTTCCACAAATTCAATATGAGCATAAGTTTGTGGAAGTACCACAAAAGGTCGTGGTTGAGAAGATTATCCCAATCCCAAAAGATGTTGTAAGAGAAGTTGAAATTCCTCGTTATACAGCAACTGTTGAAGAGAAGGTCATTGAAGTTCCACAAGGTGTCAAATTTGTTGAGGTTCCTGTTGAGGTCCCTATTGCTTATCCTCCAAGAATAGTCCCAGTTCCAAAGCCATATATTGTTGAAAGAACTGTTGAGCTTTCTCGTCCAGTTATTGAAGAACGTCTTTTGGAGGTCCCACAAAAAGTTTATCGTCAAGTCCCATACTACAAGGATGTTGAAGTACCTTTTGTTGTTCCAAGATATGTTGAAAAGCTTGTTGAGATTCCATTCCATCCTGGAATGATGTATGATGAAAACATGCTCAATCAATCTATCCCACCTATTCCACCTCAATCACAGCCACCTTTCATGATGGGAGGCCCCGGATCTGCTCCAACTAGTGCTCCTTTATTATCTATGCCTCCACCAATGTATGGTACAAACGATCCTGAAGATGTCGCATCTGATGGACTTCCATCGCATCCTGCAATCCCTCCATACCATATGTTGCCACAACCACAACCGGGTGTAATTCCTCAGATGATCCCATTGGCTAATTCTTATGCAGCTTTCCCACTTCCACAAGGTGTTGGAATGTCCCCTCATATGTTGAACTCTGGCAATACTGCGCATATCCCAGGTAAAACGCCTGTACCTTTTAATCCACCTCAACAACCTCCACAGAACCTTCTCAATGgagttaatattaatcaaatcCAATTCCCTCCTAATCAGCGTCAGCAGTTTCCATACCAATTCCCTCCTCAGCAGTAATTTATAGTGAATCACTGATATATTATCAttctatttaatataattataatgaatataaataataattagcTATTATTTATTGCTGTTGGGTTAATAATGATGTTTTCTACATCAATTTTTCCTGATTTTAGCTCGGCATTAAGTTTTGTCATTGAATCATAATAGgagtaataatttttctattttttatttgttcGCTCACTTTTTCGATGGTTCGGATTATTCATCTTTGTTGTCCATACGAAcaaatttctaatttcagGAAGAATAAGTAAACAGAGAAATAGgcaaaatattcaaaattaagtCATTTACTCAAACAAACCACACTTAAAATTCTAACAAAAAACAATTCAAACTCACAAATCTCAATCTTTTACTCACTCAACCTCAAAATAGTATGCTTAGTGATGACGGTTTCACTCAAAGTTTCCTCGTTACCACCAAAACTAATAAAACTTCAATCCTTTGCTTGGCAAAAGGGCCGAAccataaaaaattaatacatGCATAccttcaatatttaagCCGCCTTAATACGTGTCTCTTTCGAGCTGACCACAATAATGCATGCATACAAAACCTAATGAATTGTGCATGATTAATACTTCAAAATCATACATTTGAGGAAATGGGTTCTACCATAACATAAATATCCATTCAAACTCTCTAATATTCGTCTCAAGATGCCctattaaatctttaagTAGAATGTATGACTATATAATTTATGAAACTGGATGGTCTTAAAGTTAAGAAGTGCAATTTATTCCAGGTGCACAATGATTGAAACACATATATACCTTAATATTTCCttagaataataattaaatatcaTTGTTCCATTTAAATTGTAAATCCTCAGTTTACAAGCAAGAGTAGGTATCCAACGCTCGTACTCTGATCGACCAAGTTtaaaatttctcaaatGCAAATAGAGAAGCTGTAAGAATCGAATTAAAACCAACTATAAAGATAATAACCTGCAAAATTAGTTGGATTACCCACACTAGATAATATGGTGTTTAGTCATTTAGAGAAAAATGCTGTGATAGCCATATATATCTGTAAAGATTAACCTTAATAAGATTGAAGGAGAAAAAAACAGTAATACCATgacattattattataaaatctGTCAATGTTTCCATAGTCAGTTACAAAAATATGCCAAAATCAACTGATAAATAAATCAGTGATTATACAAAACCTCGAAATAAAAATCATCTCCAACCAACTCACTTGAGAATGCATATTTGGACTTCTGCaatgattataataatgccatattcaaaatatatgCAGAGACCTATTGTAGAAAGGGAAAGAAAATTTTCATAACCCTTCCTACAAGAATATTTgcatttattttaatacaaaatgCAAATACTGATGTATTCCACAAGAGTTACATGCAGctaataaattcaatataaatCAATCATATCCATCTGCCACACTAATCCACAAAAACCCCTCAGTATCTATCTATTAGTACTCTAGTATATGCATTCAAATTATACATCTTATTGCCTATATAAATttagtaataaatatataaataataaatctacATGCGTCATGTCTGCGCGCGCCTGATTTTATGTTAATAGATAAAATTGATAGTATCGGGTAcctaatattgaaaaaataatttgaaaaaataacgGATCTAAAAATAGGAAAAATTATGCATTTATATAGCAGCattgaaaagaagaaatttaaaaaaagaattacaaATTATTGAGAAGATAATTGAAAGAGACAACAAACTATTAAAATAGTTTTTGCTGTAAGTCCGAAAAGaataagattttttttatgtAGTTGAATAATAGATTTACAGAATAAATAGATGATGGACttgaaattataaaatatacTATAAATTAATcctatatttttaatttataattgaaactaattaaataaaataataaggTGAAATGAGCCAAAAAATAGATTTGAATCAAGGTGAAAGAACTGAGTCAAAATGTCCAGAAACGcttaatgaattttctaatatGTATAAGCATAAAAAAATGCCATGTAAATCAGCGCTGAACTTTggtgaaaatattataaatatggGAGCTCCAAGTTTTATACCAGAATATCCAACAGCTTATTATTCTAACCCAGAAGTTATGAATCAAGgaataaattcattagTGGATACAAAACAACTATATGACTATTCATCCCCTGTAGGTGATCTTGAAAAAACCATTGAACATTACAAAATGAGTCATGAAATAGGATGGAATGCAAGTAATTCTTTCACTCCTACAAATTCTGGTTCTTTGGAACTTTTCCAATTTGAAAGAAGAGATAGTCCTGTCGCTGTTGatactttaaaaaattacCCATCTTTTGAGAGAATGAATAGTGGTTTTCTTGGATTCGGAAGAAAACCTtctaattcaatattttctattggACAAAAACTTGAAAGACTCTCttctaatgaaataatCAACAATATCAATACCCTTcctgaaattgaaaatggtATTGAGAACGGTATTGAAAATGGAATTGAAAATGGAGATATTCCTCACGTTGATTTGGAGCAATATACACAATTATCTtactttgaaaaatatatcaattTTAACATTGACCAAATTAAGTGAATCCATTTCTTAAATATAACTACTTTTTATAACCAAAAATGCTATGAAACAAATCATTTTTGcaaaatatattggaatattattagatttatGAAATATCAAGCTGTTCAAAAGAATAGCCTGATACTCCACGtaaaatttgtaatattgaaaaggAATAGTAACTCCCAGGAATAATACAAAGAATTCCCAAAAGCAAAGATGGTGTTGAATcagaatatttttttgaaaggAACAAAGCCAACCCTatatagaagaaaaatgaCCCGActataaaaagaaaaaatgaaagGAAAATTGGCTTTAAAGGTAATCCGCTTTTTGTCTTGAATGATTTAGGAGATAAAAATCCAACTTTTTTCTGAGATAAAGACGGCCCATTATGTGCTTCTTTACGTGCTTTCTCATGTTTGTCAACTTCGAAATGTTTTCTCTGGCTAATTTCCATCTTGAAAATAAGTATTTTCTGGgcctttttattatattcagtTCAgcttattaatttcaatctttttatattactattaatattattcttttgattgattgatatttttatttactaTTATAGGGCTCaggaaaattaattaataaatgttatatatcaattaaataaatactttTAATCAACAAACTATattctaaaattaatgTTAAGTTTTactattcaaaaaaaaaaaaatctgcGCTTTGGGCCAAAAAAATGCCTTGACCCGTGATCGAAACGGGGACCTTGAGATCTTCAGTCTCACGCTCTCCCAACTGAGCTATCAAGGCAAGCTGATGTACCCACCGAGTTTCTATCTAATAATATGCTCgtaaaaaattatttatttaattgttATGCTTTCATTTCATACTACTTTGCTCATAATCGAATATTTACGATATCAATACAACTTTAATATCGCAAAGTTAGACTATGATATATTTGGGTGCAACTGTTTTCCCGCCAACTGActtatttattgttttgACTAGAGAAAACATACCACGATTTAGAATCGATAAAATAAGTCTgcacaaaaaaataaataattaatttttttaataaattaaatacagattaataatttaaataagaaagGACCAAATTCTTGTGTTAAATTTAACATAATACTCGTCCTTTTTTTCTCTGATGTAAGCGAATTAACCTAGTGTGAGCTTTACCACTACATGATGGCATAAATTGAGTCTCACAATATACATGTATCTATTCtaagatttaaatataaacctaatccaaaatattaattttttgctAACAATTTCACCATTTTCTTAaacatttttctttctaattcttatttttttctcacAGTTTTCTTAAATTTACGCAAAGGCGCGCAGTTGCATTTccatattaatattgtagCTTGGAATCCATGGGATACGTGGCTGCATGTCTTTCCCATGTATAATAATGGGGTAGATGTGTAAAACCGAAAGCAAGGAAACAGCAGCAGAAAGCTAGTTTATCAGAAAGTTTAACTGGCGATTTTCTAGTTAgctaaaatataaaaactGAGAATAAGTAAGTAACTTACAGTTTTTGTACAGCAAAATAAAGGCAGCCctttaaaaaatatcaaaggGCAGTAGAACTTGCATGATAATCAAGCAGAAAGAATTTGTATATAAcagaatttcttttaatatatattaaatataggAGTTTAATCAGGAGTAATTATGTCAGATCAAAATATCCCAATGCCTCAATACGCATCAATGGTTGCACCACCATCTGTAGTATTGCCTCAAAGTGATGCAGCAGCTCCTTCTACATCGATCTTGAACTGTTGCTCAGCTCCCCAATCAACTGATAATGGAGCAGATCCCGCATTAAGTGTAAACTCTACCCCTCAAATTGGAAAGGTCAGATTTGCATCAACAGGTACAACAATTGTAACTAGAAATGGAGTTATCTCGTTCGAAGAGTTCCTAAAGAAAGGTGCTCCAGTCGATCAGATGTTGATTCCTCCCTTCCCGCAGGTCTCTGGAATCCCAATGTTTGAAGATGGAACTCCTGATATCGCTACAATCCATTCGACATGCAATGTTGTTAATCTTTCCCAAACTAATCAAACTAATACTATTCCTCATTCAGATATTGGAACAGAAACTAGCCTTCCACAGCCTGAGGATTCTGCCAGATAAGTAATTCATTGTAAATACCGGAAGTTCTTAACTCTTTCTATTAAGGTTAGATTTAGATTTATAGCtatgattaataataataataatgataataatggaaCTTAAGggtttaattttttttcatatttactAATTTATCATTCATCATTTATTGTTTAGTTTCCAATTACCTTGTGATTCCCAATCTTGGGATTGTTGTAATGGAGTTGACCAAAGCAAAAGTCTCTCTTCTAAGTCAATATTGTCTTGAATGTCGTCTTGTAGCATGTCTAGAATctcatcatcattttcaaagtCGAAATTGTTCATATCACATCCTGTTAATTCAGGAATGTCTTGACTAGTGTAAGATATGTGATTATTATCATCTGGCTTGGATTGTTGGCCAAATGAATCCCATTCTGACAAAGCCTCTAAAATGCAACTATTTTCAATCTCATTCAGTTGTTTTTCACTGAAGTTCAAAATGTTTAAGTTCTCATCCTTTTCAAGATCTGGAATAGTATGAATGGtttgaaaaatcaaatttggagaaatatttgaaaatccTAAAGATCTATTATAAAAAGGAATTTTCTTAGAATTTTGCATGTCAATGAAAACTTTGTTAACAAAATGATTTACAAATTGCAATGTTTTGATTCCTCCAGAATATACTCTATTATTGATCATTTGTGTAAGAATTTTCTTTGGTATCGTTAAAAATTGATTGGGAGTTTTCACAGAAAGTGTTGATCTTAGTTCTAATGCTGACAAGAAAGATAAACCTTTCACTCCAGAAATTAGTTTTTTGACACTCTTCTCCAAATTTTGATCTTTTGTCAAAGTTCCAGAATATTCTTCTAATAGTGTAATTGTTTGAAGTTGTCTAAGGTAACTTTGAAAAACAATCTGCATATTGGACCAATTCATATTCTGACAAAATGATATACATGAAATACACATTGACAAAACTCCGGTATGGAGCTGTTGAAGATCTCTAACAGATATAAACTTGAACTTTGAAAGAATAACTTCCGTTGATAATCCATTCAAAATTGATTTCATAATCTGTGATGCAAATAATCTTTGATGCCTTCTTAGAAACTCTGGCTCTTTAAGCTTTGGTGGGAGATTATCTTCGCATAGTTGAGAAGCCCAAGAAATCTGCTCTAAGTCAAAGCCAAGTCTAATCAATGAATGACGTTCTAAAATTGtcatttctttaatattatcataaAGAACTTTCCAATCCAATCTAAAGAATGGTTGAGTACTAGTAGATGTGGGTTTGGATCCATTTGATATTTCATTTGGAGGAAAAGGAGTCACCAAGTAGGACATATAAGTCAAATCTCCTAAAAAAGTTGATTCCATATTTCTTCTAAGTTCATCATATAGCTCCAAACCTGTGGAAGGAGATAAACCTGAAGAAACAATAGCTTTTCCCAATTGAGTACAGCAACAATTCAGTGTATAACCTCCAATTGAAATTGGGTTTGTTTTTTTCTCCCTATTCattatcatcttctttTCAAGTAAATAGCTTAAAGCTCTTTCTAATGCATCAATATTCTTAAGGTATTCGTGAGATAAGTCATTGTAAAGCTTAATTTGGTAAGACATTAAAGTAGATTCTGTCAACAAGTCCAAAATTGAGCCAGTATGTGATCCTTTATCTggaattttttctttattattcacGGATATATTCTGATCAAACTCAAATAGAACTGCAAGTATTTCTAAGATTAGCCTGGTAATTCCATTAGTATTAGTAAAGAAAGAACTCATCAAAGGTTTCATATCTGCAGTAATAAGCCCTAATGCATTTTCAACCTCCTCACTAACTTCCCTCCCTGGTTGCGATAGAGTCTCATTTACGAGAATGAAGCTCTCACCAAAAGCTCCTTTCTGGCCAGCTCTACCAGCTCTTCCTGACATTTGTTTGTAATCAACACACGttaaaaaagattttcCAATATTGATACCTCTGAAGATGACTCTTTTTGAAGGAAGATTGACTCCAGCTGCTAAAGTTGAAGTTGCTGTTAGTAAAGACAAGATACCATTTCTATACCCTTTCTCAACTATTCTTCTTTCAATATGAGATAAACCAGAATGGTGAAATCCTATCCCTTTGACTATGCAATCAATAAGAGTGTTATTGTTTTGAATAGATCTTTTTGAAAGAGAGGAGTTCTGCCTAATTTCTTCAGCTAACATATATCTCTGCCTCTCAACAGATCTTAAAGACTGCATAATCTGTTGCCTATTCGAACAATTTTCTATATCAATTCCTTCACAAAATTGTCTTTTTATGCAATTAGCAAAAAACAAAGCTGTAGACTCAACGGAGTACTTTGAAGGACAAAACACTAGTACACTTTCTCCTTTTTTCAAAGCCTCCCATCCTATTACCAACAACTCACTCATATCAACTATTGGGTATTTCCATCTACTAGAACCAATCTGATCAATATCAAAATCTGTCGAATTAAACTTAGAATTAACCTGATGAAAGTCCCAACTCATTACTTTGCTTAATGTATCTTGTACGGAAGACCCTAATGTACTTTTGTTTTGATCCTTTCCTGGCTTAATATATGCCTTGCCTTTGATTACTATATGTTCCCTGAGTGGAACTGGACGAAAATTACTCTGGTAAACTACTGCATCCAACCAAAGGCCAATATCTCTTAGATTTGGTAATGTTGCACTCATACCCACTATTTGTATTGTTCTTCCCTCGCCTTGTAACTTACTCAATAGTCTCACTTTTGTTAGCATCACCTCGAGTATATATCCTCTTTGCTCATCCCCAAGTAAGTGTAATTCATctacaataataattcccAATctcttaaataatattccatGCTGAATATAATAACTAATCAATGCATTTGCCTTTTCTATAGTTGCTACACCAATgtcaaattcttcaaaaagcGGACTTTTACTTCCATAGTGAAATTCACTAATTCTAAGTCCACACACTTCTCCTCCAGCCTTATAGTAACTATCCCTTTTCTCTGATACCAAAGATACAAATGGGAAAACTACTAAAGCTGCTCTCCCACCTTCTAGAACTCTTTTATACATTAGCAACTCACTTACCAAAGTTTTGCCTCCACTTGTTGGAGCAGAATATACCAAATTTCTGCCTTGTAGTACTCCAGGCTGGGTAATACACTCATACTGCCAATCATAAAGATTCCTTAGGCCTTTTTCTGAGTAATATTTTACTAATCTTTCATCTATTCCTAAACTTTGCAAAGAATTACCTACCTGATTTTCAAAACTGTCtactttattttgaataaacaAATTGTTATCGTCAAGCTCCATGTTGGCTTCGCCTGTCTCATTCAAGAGATCTGCCAGGATCTCTGCATCATCACTAACCAAGTTAGAATCAATCAATTCATCCTTCATAATTTCCtccaaattttgaataatattacttatATCTTCTGCCCCACTCTCCTCATAATGGTCACTCATCCCAGCCAAATCCTCTATCATAGATTCATCTTCTTCCTGAATTTCGCTGAATAACTGGCTATCATATAAATCTAAAtccaataattcttttatttcatgAACTTCAATCAATTCTTGATTCATACTTGTTTCCAGAGTAAACTATAAAACTAGTTCTAACCATATAATAATCAACATTTTCTGTGGCTTTTCAGAATCCTAATAACTCAAATATACTTTTCCAGAGactattaatttatattattatttattcattaatcaaatttaatactAATTACACCGCTAAGAACTATAATACTAGTagataatatttgaaaaattattttcataataGAGAATTCTATAGTAATGTAgaacttttaattttatgCGATTTTCAAACAAATTTGGTTATTCAATCCTAAATTACCTCTAACTATATTATAACCTTGGCTATTTTCTAAAGCACACAAACATAAATGAAGCCCCCACTGAAAACTTTCACTTAAAggtaaaaatatttgatacTCCTAATCTGAATCTAAATGTACTCTATATTGTATAGTAAGAAAGAGAAACGCActaaactttttttttttttgctttCCGCACCCCTTTCTCATATTTTCTCAGCCTGAACATAGCATATGCACATACCGCCAAATGTTTGGCGCCGTTGCGTGGTCAATCTCATTAAAATGCATAAgggaaataaaatattaaaaagtgaaaatatattaaaaattaatggaaAGTGGCAAAATATCGTATCAGataaataaagtaattGAGTAAAACTCTCTTGGCCATCAAGGAGTACAAGCcagtaataaatattcagGAGACAGAGTAAACCAAGTTAAAAATTGGTATGTTTctataattaaatagaaAGTGAGTCTTTGTAGAATAAAACAATGAGATGGAAATGGGTTGTTTCTAGTGTGGCCACACTATTAACATTGATTATCTCTGTGGTTAACATTATGCACCAGTATTTGAATCTATGTAAGCCTAAATTGCAGTTGTGCATATGTAGAATTTTAACAATGATTCCAGTATATGCAATAATATCATATATATCATATTTGTTCGTGGATTATGCTTCACCATTGAATATAGTAAGAGACTGCTATGAAGGATATGTAATGTTCTCATTTTTGCaacttttgattttttatatGGGAGGTGACCAAGTCATCTTGTCAGTATTAGAGAGTAACAAGATTAAGGCTGAAATATGGCCACATCATCATTTTAACCACTCTCTAAGTATGGTTGGGCTGGCCTCAACAGCTGGGAGTATTGAATCAAATGAGGAAGAAATTTCAGTAAATATTATGGATATTTGCCCGGATTATTTTTGCGAGAAGAAGGATAACTTAGATGAAGTTTCTATTGATAGCGGGTTCCAAGGAGATGAACTAGCAAACCATCGTCTAAAGATCGCAAGATTCTACTCTTTTATCAAGTTAGGAGTCCTTCAATTTGTGATTTTGAAGCCAATTTCAGCGCTTATTTCACTTTTTCTGGAATCTATAGGATTGTATGGATCTGgatcattttcattcaaGAGAGGATATCTATACATTACAGTTTTAAATAGTATATCAGTTTCTCTTTCAGTATACTCTCTGTTCCTACTATATATCTCAATTTCAGAGCAACTAGCACCAATCAGACCAGTACTTAAATTCTTTTGCATTAAacttataatttttatgaGTTTTTGGCAATCTATCATCCTCTCTGTTCTCAGCCACTTTGGGATTTACCCAGATGAGCCAAACTATACCATTAAACTTCATAACTGGCTCCTTACAATAGAAATGACAGTATGCGCAATAATTTATGGTATTGCATTTACAATCAAGAAAGACTTCAAAAACTACGTTGAAAGCAGACAAGGGTACAGCCAAGACGATTATAACACAGATAACCTTCAAGATTGTGAAAAAACTTGTCACAAGGATTTATTTTCTGGAAAAGATAGTGGTCCTATGCGCAATGCTAACTTTCCTCCTCAGGCTTCTACCGACAAACCAAACCTCACCCTTAAAATCTCACATTTGCCATCCTctatttccaaaaatattaaactttATATATACAGGTTCACCTGCATAGTAAACCCTAAGGATATTATCCAAGATATTATCAGTGCCTTTAGGTTTcttaaacaaattaataagtCTCCTAATCCCGAAATAAAACTTGGAAATTCTGGCGCCacattttgattatttagTGCATGTATAAAGTATTAGCCCTATTTTAACTTCTCTACAAAAGGTGGAGTATTTTTGAGGTTATAAATCTCtaacttttatttttagtcACTGTTTCTCCTTGCCTTTGTAGTTTAAACTATGACTTTTTTTCTCACACTATTAAATATACCAGACACTATAATGGAAATATTTTCCCGCCCACATGCGCGTTgcaatatattattttgcaAGCCCACACAGggattaaaaaaaaaagagaaaatcGTTAAAATCTTCGAAACAAATTGTGAGGGAAGCAAGCGACTGAGtgataaaatatatagTCCGTTCTACACGAGATGATTTCTGAGtcattttctgaaatttACAGGTAAGTGTTAGAATTAGTTCAAGATTTGTCCCAAAAtatgttattatttatatgaTTCCAGAACTGTCCAGGAATGTTGTCCCGTTAAAAACTCCTTATTAGACCATTCAGATATCCTTGTTAATGCATCTGATATCAAGGTGAGTTTTACTGAGAAACTTTTTTagtatataattaatttccaatttttaACTGGGGAAATgcagaaaagaaagaagaaatggAAGCTGGCATTTTGTAACGCTCAAGAATGTGTGAATGCATTGGATTATATGCTTGAAAATAGTTTAGAGACTCTTCTAAATAAGCAAGAAAAACTTAGGGTTGTGGAAGGATTATCAGAAAGAGAAAAGGAGCTGaatattaaacaaaatgAGTTAAACTCAGCTCTAAATGAGGTAGAGGAAGGTTTGAGAAAAACCATCGAATTGACTTTACTTGAGATGAAAGAATTGTCGGAAGAATGCAGACACCTTGAAAGAGAATTTACTAAAAAAGCCTCgaatattccaaatatcattgaaaatttgaataagaaTGACACCAAATTTGATTCTGAATACCTAGGTAAGAAAGTTACAGTCGAAGATATACAAAAACTGCAGAATACAAGAAAACAATTAC
The Cryptosporidium parvum Iowa II chromosome 2, whole genome shotgun sequence genome window above contains:
- a CDS encoding hypothetical protein (6+ transmembrane domain protein); the encoded protein is MRWKWVVSSVATLLTLIISVVNIMHQYLNLCKPKLQLCICRILTMIPVYAIISYISYLFVDYASPLNIVRDCYEGYVMFSFLQLLIFYMGGDQVILSVLESNKIKAEIWPHHHFNHSLSMVGLASTAGSIESNEEEISVNIMDICPDYFCEKKDNLDEVSIDSGFQGDELANHRLKIARFYSFIKLGVLQFVILKPISALISLFLESIGLYGSGSFSFKRGYLYITVLNSISVSLSVYSLFLLYISISEQLAPIRPVLKFFCIKLIIFMSFWQSIILSVLSHFGIYPDEPNYTIKLHNWLLTIEMTVCAIIYGIAFTIKKDFKNYVESRQGYSQDDYNTDNLQDCEKTCHKDLFSGKDSGPMRNANFPPQASTDKPNLTLKISHLPSSISKNIKLYIYRFTCIVNPKDIIQDIISAFRFLKQINKSPNPEIKLGNSGATF